In the genome of Thunnus albacares chromosome 8, fThuAlb1.1, whole genome shotgun sequence, the window GGGGTCGACCTTTTGTGTCCTTCCAGAGGAACTTCAGTCCATTATTGGCCAGCTGTTGAAACAGAGGACCTCCCAGAAAATTGATATAGATGATCACAGCAGGTGAGTCCAGGTGCTCCTCATTCACGTTTGCCTGCATTtccaaacagaaaataacaccTGCTACTTGTTGCTTGTTGTCTCTCAGACAAGCTCTGCTCTTCCCGGATGCTCTGTGTCTCCTGGAAGAGGCAGAAGGAGCTCCAGACCCCTTATTCGGAGTGATGTCCATGCAGGGCGCCGTGCCCAGTCCCACTACACTGATACAGGTACCCAAATAACCATGTAAGGAAATGAACACATAGCAGAAGTCTGTAGATGAAGGTAAAGATATAAATCATAAGAAGCAGTGCTTAtctaaatgtaatgaaatgaaataagacGAGGCATATTtagaatgtaaaagcaacacaagacaatataaaaagacatttaaatacaattaaaaagtgttaaattggaaataaaagtgaaagttaaaatagaataagacagataaaacagcagtataagatattaatcaaaagcctcagatttgatttaaaaaaaggcagcagcaaagtacagaaaagtcttcagccttgatttacTGAGcattgcagcagacctgcagttttctgggagtttgttccagatatgtggagcataaaaactgagtgctgcttcttcatgtttatttttgactctggggacagaaagcagacgtgtcccagacgacctgagaggtctggatgctTCATAACGTAGCAGAAAGTCAGAAATTGGCCCTGAACCactcagtgctttataaaccaacagtaaTCATTTTTTCGACAGACAGGAAGCCGGTGTAAAGATCTGTgaactggagtgatgtgatccactttcttggtcttagtgaggactcgagcagcagcgttctgaatcaactgcagctgtctgatcgatttttttAAGGAgacctttaaaaacactgttacagtagtcgagtttactgaagataaatgcatggaaaagtttttccaaatcctgctgagacataaatcctttaatccttgatatattctcaaggtgatagtaggctgacttttctgtaatgtggctgttgaaattcaggtctgagtccttGACTGCACCAAGAgttctggcttggtttgtggtttttaacattatcagaTGAAGCTGGGCGCTGACTATTAATCATTCGCATAACAAATAAGTGTCTTCTGGCTGTTCTTTGTCTCTCAGATGGGGCAGGAATATCTGAGAGAAACCTCTGCTGAACTCTCTGAACCGACTGCTCCGACcgctgcggctgctgctgctgctgctgcagcactAGAGAGCGGTAGGATGACTTCATGTGATGGCATCAAAATAATGATCTCTTCAGGGCAGTGGGTCattgcagcagcagaaaacaagaTGTACTCTGAAtgcaaaaatagaaaagaaattCTTGAAACGGTGACTCAGTTACATGATTAACTGTcagaaaaatgactaaattgaataaaatgtcattCAAACGGGCTTGAAAATAAAAGTTAGATTATTACATCACTTGAGAAATATGACATATCTTGAACTAAAGacacaataatataatacaagTATAATAAGGAGACTTTAATAAGTAAAGGAAATGCACATCCAGCTGATCATTACGTCTGAAGCATCACAGCTGCAGAAAGCAGGAGCAGTTAATAAACATCTACCTGTTATAATGTTTCAAGTAAAACTGATTGAGATCAACAGAAATGGTCAGACCACAGTGTTATACGGTTACATGTGTAGTGGATTGTTATTCAGAATGTGTTCATTTGTCCGTTAGCTCTATGAtagtttgtaaatgtttgtttgtgacaAGCTGATCTGTCTCATTGTTAGAAGCTGAAGATTAAattattctttcatttgttttgctggcaaacatgtcaaatacagtaaacatgaatCTGTGCAATAACTTCAAGTGTTACGTtatttgcagtggtggaagaagtgttgagatcttttacttaagtaaaagtagcaatactacagtataaaaatactctattacaagtaaaagttctgcattctgcattttacttaagtaagaaGTATTACcaacaaaatgtacataaagtatcaaaagtactcATGCAAAATTGGCTTTATTCAGATTGTTGTATTTATGATATACAGACattatttgactatttttaCTGATGCATTTACATGTAAGCGACATAGGAGCTCATTTCTATACTGTTTGGTAGTTTTTTTCTATAACAGTGCATCATATTTTTTAAGCTCATGATATGTATTACATGGAAAGtctttatctgaaaagtaactaaagctcctaaataaatgtagtgtagtaaaaagtacattataTCCTAGCATTTCCTCCtagcataaaatagaaacacttaagtcaagtacaagtacctcaaaattgtacaatatttgagtaaatgtacttagttacattccacaGTTGGCTATTTGTTCACAGTACTTTTACATGATGGAGTTTGAATATGTGTTGATTAACTTTGTGCGTACTTGATGCTGATACAGACGTCTTACCGTGTTGAACACAGCCTGATGATGTTTGAAATGCAAATGAAAGAATTTACATTCCAGTGAAAGAAAATATGCAGAATGCCGGCCATCCACATTATGTGATTATCACATATAATTAAAAAGTCAGCTGTGCGGCTTTACAATAACACACAGCCTAATCACAGCGTGTCCGGAGACGTACTGTATGTCAGGCTGTGTGCAGTGATACGTGCAGAAATGCCAACAGGTCactgagaaagacagagctCCGATTGTGCTAATCCAGGCAGAAATATGGAGCAGCACAGAGCGGAGAGAAACAGGTTGGGTCAGGTCAGAGCGGAGACAGCGCAGAGCCGACTGCCTTCGACAACACCCTCCTAATTGGCCGAGGCTGATGCCGCGGTGTCGGGAAGTGTTGTGTAGCTGGATTTCACTCAGCAGAAGAGAACACTTTAATTGTTGCTTGATGAGCCGTATCCTCGCCTGCTGGCTTCAGCAGCTTGTGTAGCTGTTAAAATACTATTGAGCCTTGTTATTAATGTCATTcatactttcttttttgtttgccAGGCATAACCGCATCTCCAGACAGCATCaccctgagagagacagagcaagtCGCTATCCCGGCTGCAGAGGTACGGCTGTCAAAAGAATCACATATAAAGACACGTTTGTCTTCAATTCCATCCatctttctgtcctctctttcctcttctcgATGCTAGTTTGAAGGTGTGGAGCTCGCTGATCATCATCCAGATACTATCGACTTCCTGTTGGCCCAAACGGATCACTTCCCAGAGGGTGAGTGGGAAAACTAAGGCCCCATTTCTTCTATTAGACAAAAGGGGTTTTAAGGAGAAAGGAAATTAGAAGAGATCATCAtcgttttttcttctttttaacctttttctAACAGGAGATTTAGAGACAGCAAGAGAAGAAGTGACGCGAGCAGAGCAAGAGACGGAgagggaagggagagagggagagccgACAGGATCCACTATCGAGTAAATCATTCAGACTCATGCATGTGGACGCATCAGTTCGAACGCACGCTGATCCACCCTGACTGTGTGTTTCTAACTGTGTCAGGTTACAGCCTACTGCTCTCTCCAGTGAAGAAGCCATTGTGTTGCCTCAGGAAGAGCCAGGCTCGTCCGTGGAGAAGCCCGGACTCCCCACAGACCAGCTGACCCCTGTCTCCATGCCCGCTCTCCCCTCGCCACCATCTGTAGCAAAGGAACGCGTAAAAAGAAGTCTGGAGTTAGAGGTGCCGGCTTTTGTGTCTAAGAGACAAACTTCAGGAGGCTCCTTtggtagctgaatggttacagcaaataacaacaacaacaacaacaacaaccagaTAATCACATCCTCCATTAGAGCCAATAAAAAATCTGTAAAGGGGACAATCTTCTATTAAAGTATCCTTTATAAAGGGGTTAAAGTTGTAACTAATGGCTTTAATGTTAATCATTTTTACTAATGTTTTATAAAGAAGCTATAAGTCATTAATAATTGTAGTTTATGGGGTGCTGGGTTGAGATAAATCCCTTTTTCTGGTGTTCATCCTCTCCCAGACGACACATGCATCGCAGGGAAATTAAAGTCACCTTAATAAAGAGTCTGTAGCTTCTCACTTTCTACTAAGCTGCCATATTTACAGTTATAAATGctaataaatgattaataaaagGTTTTTTACAAAAATCCATCTAATCTGCTTTTGTAAATGTGaagttgtttaaaaatgaattttggTCCAGTTGCTTTCTTGGGctttctttatgtttaaaagAGCTTTTTGaaaagcacattgagtttacgCCTGtcatatgaaatgtgctatatgaataaatttgacttgacttgaaaaaacaaagcaagtGTCGTGCTGGAGGAGGATAAACACTTATAAgtgatctataaagcattaataaatcatttactcCATGGAGAACAGTGGCGAAAGGAAGGAAGctgtgaaatgcaaaaaaaaaagaagaatttaatATGCTCAATATCAAATTCTCTCACTTTAATAATAAGTGTCAGAGTAAATAATGTACTATCCATCATtaaaagattcaagatttaatttataaataataaaataaaaagtacaaaatagGGGTCACACACCCAAATCAGTTAGATTGTtccttttatttagttttcttaaACTAACACAGGAGATTTTTTTCGTGCTTTGAACTTGGTAGGTTTTACGTTGTCTTTGTTAACCATTAATTAAACCTTTAGCTACAACTCATAAACCCTTTACGAGAGGGGTCTCATCACAAAATGGTATTCAGAATACATTTGACAGACTGGAGGAAAGTTCTTGGTAAATTTACTTACTCATCCCTGCCGTTCCCAGGATGTGCCTCCCCCAGAGGTGAAGATGAGGAGGCGGAGGAGAAAGAAGCAGCTGATCTTCTTCGACCCAGAGACGCAGCTCTCCCAGGaggtgctgcagcagcagatcgACAACCCTCTGACTGAGACCACGCGTCCCCTCTTCCCTCTGCCGTCTTCTCACAGGAGGCTCCCCGCCGCTGAGCTCCTCAGCAACCCCTGCACCTGTCAGTAAAAGAcctgtaaaaaatacaataatgcTCAATAAAACACCAGCTAAAGGTTATCAGTTACTCTGGCTGATATAGTCAGGTTGAAGCTGGGTGGAGCTGAGAATTATGTAATGTCACCAAACTCTCCTTATTTACTTTATAGACCCTATATTGGTCATTTATCTGTCTGAATTGTGTGTAAATTTATCTACTTTATCGTGCCCTCAAAAATTCCACAatgctaacaatcccacaacGTAATTTGCCACATTTTACACTTGTAATGAACATTTTGTGACTCCACAACTTACAgtgatgatgcaaaatgatgatAATTAGTAAGTGTCTAAAATCTCACTTTACGGCCCGCTATTGACTAAACTATTGAGCGTCTATTATCTAGGGAGTAGTGAATATGTGAATAGTGTGATTTCAGACACTGCTTATGTACTAATAACAACAGATCTTTTTCatagaagacattttgacatgtcacagcaggtaaagcatatgtaatatatgtaaatatgtaaataataaaattaaggATCGCTGAATTCTATTTAGCTCCTTAAGTTTCAGGATCCTGATGTCATGCATGCTGGCTCGCTGTCACACGGTCATGACTCACTGGGACACTTAAATAGAAcggagccatcgttaatgttattaaaaacaaCTAATAAGTCCAAATGTCTACTGTGAAAAGGGCCTAAGATAACAGGTGCAGTAAAGCTAATAGGAGCGTCAGGGAAATGTCAGCCAAGCTGTCAAAGAAGGGCTTTAATCAGGCAacttaagtgaaaacacctgcgTGGGGAGGGGGCAGTGGGTGTGCTGAGGCTCACATATCACATATCTTAGATTAGTAACTGTACATGTTAGGCTGAAGTAAAGAACAAACACATCTTTAAAGTCCAAactcatatttatttgtgtagAAGTATTAATTATCAGACTGGTAGAAGAATTTTGAAATCAGCACGTGTGTAATATCGTCAAATCAATCGTGATTACGTTATATAATTACCATAAACAAGTATAACCGTGGTTGAGAGGATTGACCTTCATTCCATGCTAGGACTAtatccccggctcctccagtccgcatgctGAAGTGTCTTTGGTCAAGATAGTGAAACCCAAAATGCTCCCAGTAGCTGcgccatcggtgtgtgagtgtgtgagtatgtgagtgtgtgtgtgtgtgtgtgggtgagcaTAGAAACATTGTGGGGCGCTTTGGACAGGAAGCGCCGTATCGCTGATGAGCAGGTTCAGTGTATGAacgtgtgtgaatgggtgaatgttggcatgtattgtagagcgctttgagtggtcgataAGAATAGAAAAGcactatataagtgcagtcatTTACTATTAACcattaaatacattataaaacattttaggtAAAAATAGAAGTACGAGGACAGCTTTATCAGTGCAACTCGGTCCATTTAAACACCACCACAAAACTGGGACAGCAGTAATACATCATTTGACTCTTTCCTTTCTTATCACTCCTCCAAGCTAAACAGCTACAGATAATATATAAAGTCTTATGTTGTTCctataaaagcacaaaaatttgattttaaactATGCAGTGTAGGGTATATAGTTACCATTCCTTTAATTATGTCCATGATTACAATAAACATCCTTAAGATAATCTACATTTCACTCTAATGTTGCTCTAAATTACAATCATCATTCCCACAAACATGAACAGCAGGTTTCCTGTTTTGTGCCATAAATCAGTTTTTGTCTTATGCTATAAATCAATCCAGCAGATTCCTGTGAGATCAAACCCAGTGGCaccaaatgttaaatgtgaatgaaaAGACGCGGCTAAtctcattatttttattgatgCCGGTGCCTCTAAGTAATTGTAATAATTCATTGATGTAAAGTGAAACACATGTCATTTCAATTCTTCTTTTTCCCCCGACTTCTCATACTCATCCGCACCTGCTGCTATTTTCAAGGACGTGACTTGagtaacctttttaaaaataaaccacaaatctattttttcccccctgcaGTCTTGCCTGAAGAGGTGCAGTTTCTATGGAGACAGGCTGCGACTGTCACGCCTCTCTCTGGCTTGGACCTGCAGGTCGGGGAGAGAGGGCCCGAGTCCACAGACTCTGAGAAGGAAAGAGAGCGTGAGATGGTTGAGATGGCTGAGATGgctgaaagagaggagagacatgAGCTCAGCCCCAAGGAGGTGGGGAAGGGTGTTTGGTTTGGGAATATTTGTGGAGACATTTTGTACCAGGGGAGGACAGGAAATGTCACAAGATGAATAactatctgtgtctgtgtgtgaatacaGGTCCCTAGAGACTTGGCAGAATCAGAGATGTTTGGTAtttcaggtaaaaaaaacacaagatttcACCGATACATCAAAAATTTCACAACTCATGCCACATTTTGGATTTAAATCAGTTGGCTGGGGGcagcttgtttgtgtttacctgAGGGGTGAAATTGTTGTCCTCAAAGTGTTTGTGCTGTACGTGCGTTCAGCATGAGTTTAAGTGGTTGGTTCCTTCACGGGAGGGCGGCTCAGGTCAGGGGTGGGGGTTAGGCATGTGTCACTTTTGGTTAAGGGTTAGGGCAAGCCTCCAGAGAATGAATATAAGTGAACGCAGTGTCTTCAAACGTCTGCTGaaccagagtgtgtgtgtgtttgtcaagGCCATGATTCATTGATACTGGAAGGCTCCGACCAAAGGGAGGGGTCTCGAGAGATTTCCCCCATATACACATCAGAGAGAGAAGGGTaagtaataaataaagatatataGAGTGACTATATGAGTGTGGTCATGTTTACaagcacgtgtgtgtgtgtgtgtgtgtgttggcaggtCCACTGTCTCCAGATCCACACTGCAGGACATCCCAGAGGTGATGGAGGACATGCAGGGGAGAATGTTAGCAGAGTCTCCGGGGTAATGACAGTGCAAGTCTGCATTTTACCTGAAATATTAGAAACTCAAGAGTTTGTTTTATGTGAtctttgcatttgttttggtgCGCAAACAGGAATACATTACTCGTGTGTGTCTCTAGGTTGATGCCGGTGTTGGCTGAGCACGAAGTAGCACCTGTGCTGTTTCAGTCTCTTCTGCCGCCAGACGCCGACCGCAGAGCTGtcagcaacatttttcacaagcttCTGGGTGAGGGCATCAATTTCAGTAATCATCAAATCTTCCCATTACTCGTGTGTTGAAATTGTGGTCATGTTGCAGCATCAGCGCCAAAGGAAACTCTTTAATCAATATGTGGTTGGTGAGTTATGAGATCTGACTTTCAGTTTAGAAAAAAAGTCTGAGTCAGGGCTTTGAAAGTACCAAATGGTGTCACTAGTGGAAGCTTTAATAATGGGAGGGAGGTGGGAAGAAGATGAGTGATATTGTTGGTGTCTGCAACACTTGGACTTGGACAACACACTGGAGGATAATGTACAACAGTTCatagaaaaataatacaatttcaaaaaaaaagataatttacCCAATTTTAATATGAGCTTATTTTTCATGCCACCAAACTCAactgtcagtttgtttgattttaagtGTATGGCTTTTAAAATgttctatgtatgtgtgtcttttgtgtgtgtgtgtgtgtgtgtgtgtgtgtgtagagattTTATCAGCCAGGAAGGTGCGTGTGGAGCAGGACATGCCTTATGGGGACATCTTGATATTACCTGGACCGAACGATGAAGAGGTGCATCTGACTTAGTGACATGAACTCAGTCACTCAGGTCCCCATAaaccaccaaaacaaacattactGTTCAGCCTGAAAGAGGATTATTTGGTTGTTTCAAACAGTGTCACACAAATGAAATAGTGGTTCATAAGATTTGCTGTTGTCttgttgacatgtttaaaatttaataatttaataagattttaaaacGTTTTACCTGATGTTTATATGCCATAAAATTTCCAAAAGCATGGTTTTACATCATCGGTCCATTTATGATATGTTGTATCAACTATATGGCATttcagataaatattttaacagtttttattgttatattttttcatacttttaatGACCTcacttcatgtttttctgtgctGAAAGAGACAGTGATGTGTCCCTTTTAAAGaactacaaaataaacattttatgatGATCTCTGTCAGTTATTTCTGTAAAGAAAGCATGCACTGTATATTGAAAAGTATCTGTGCTATGCAGTGGAGGACAGGTGTGGCAAAACATATTGCAGGGGTTAAGGAGGTGCAAGGAGGAGAGTAAGTAAGTTGAGTGAAACTGgatctctctcccctcctcctcctccgactCTTCGCCCTCCTTTAGTCCCCCTGACCACATCTTGATTCTACTCTCGAGACTTTCTCAGGGGGCTGTGACCAAAGTTTATTATTAGCATCTGTCTCagctcactctctctgtctctctaactgtcctcttcctcctgtctctgcgtctcatttctgtctgtcactttctgtttctgtcttgtaCCTCAGCTGTCTTGTACACTTTCTCTggtgttttctttgttcttcaaaagcttttttttttcttctgttggtTTTTGTGGTCAGACTGTGTCACTTTCTACTCGTTGTGTTCCTCCTTTGCTTTTGGTTTCCGCTGACAACACCGCGGGCTATTTTTTACTTTGTCACAAGTCCATGTCTTCTTGTTTCTCTGTGCTATTGCTTTAATGTTGTATTGTCCCGTCCTCTGTGCTTTTTCTCTTCAACTCCTGGTAGTTTTATGTCTCTGCTTTACTACCTCTCTCCACCTGCTACaacctccctccatcctcttctACTCAAGCACGTCTCCACTCTGAGAGGCTCTGCACTTCTGCATAATGGGAAAGACACAGCTATATTCTCTGTATAAGGGTTTTCTGGACTGTATTTGCTTCTGCTTGTCTGTGAGTATCTCCTTTTCCTGTGCATGCATTCTGCGTGTTCCTACCTCTATATCTTTCTACTAATAAATATGTCACCTCTCCATCATGGTTGACATTTTACCTTAAATCATCTATATTATGTGGttgcaatacattttaaaaaaaaaatttagacTTCAAGCTCCACAATGTCCTAACAACAAATCACATGCAGACTGTGCATGTTTATATATGTCGGTGTTTGGTTTTGTGCGCGGTCTATTTTGTCACCCCCGTCCTGCAGTAAGTGTCTCCTCAGC includes:
- the LOC122988099 gene encoding meiotic recombination protein REC8 homolog, yielding MFYYPAVLKRHTGCFSTIWLVATKGIRVPRRDFLKVNVKSTCDDIMNYVLEQVPPPAPGLPRPRFSLYLSSQLQYGVIVVYHRQCAILLEELQSIIGQLLKQRTSQKIDIDDHSRQALLFPDALCLLEEAEGAPDPLFGVMSMQGAVPSPTTLIQMGQEYLRETSAELSEPTAPTAAAAAAAAAALESGITASPDSITLRETEQVAIPAAEFEGVELADHHPDTIDFLLAQTDHFPEGDLETAREEVTRAEQETEREGREGEPTGSTIELQPTALSSEEAIVLPQEEPGSSVEKPGLPTDQLTPVSMPALPSPPSVAKERVKRSLELEDVPPPEVKMRRRRRKKQLIFFDPETQLSQEVLQQQIDNPLTETTRPLFPLPSSHRRLPAAELLSNPCTFLPEEVQFLWRQAATVTPLSGLDLQVGERGPESTDSEKEREREMVEMAEMAEREERHELSPKEVPRDLAESEMFGISGHDSLILEGSDQREGSREISPIYTSEREGSTVSRSTLQDIPEVMEDMQGRMLAESPGLMPVLAEHEVAPVLFQSLLPPDADRRAVSNIFHKLLEILSARKVRVEQDMPYGDILILPGPNDEEVHLT